One stretch of Plodia interpunctella isolate USDA-ARS_2022_Savannah chromosome 10, ilPloInte3.2, whole genome shotgun sequence DNA includes these proteins:
- the LOC128672993 gene encoding zinc finger protein ZFP2-like isoform X1 has translation MANVKSRPKAPKSASTKKGCGKNVDKSTGDDAKDVKKSKHRQSTVDKVPQVVNVDLDESTGKTRKSGRNDHFSISKDSLLTKSGRIKRKSKDHLKLFDNILKSELMIQDSKQKKNEAPPTVNNNEIGISNQNETETSAIQTAVINSNKKNSKKKKEKQINSVPKNKPADDTKQIILSTGSLLTLPVFECHYCGKTFTTKTSMRRHIYVHMKIKRYECVKCLRQFSHKVNHQLHIRRRHPELYIPKSYVCQICDKVFRLKESLSSHLDVHIHKYGSFKCLYCTESFSDQEQLVFHKKTKHLSSTPLDCHICDEHFKTQLQLAQHIKEHLKLKGFICQYCGKEYKELSSMRRHVQVSHGGRRVQCPICNKKLKGHLSEHMRVHEKRRPHECPECGQRFTQSTQLNVHRRAHTGDRPYPCRICNRRFSHSNALMLHIRRHTGEKPFPCAMCPTYFSQLPHMKAHMRNIHGKANAYKCSKCGQFFKLKVQLESHEKGCVSELGQLSVEEKDSSEELEGVDSSMTLSRMRYLLALLLTMIASEDKLKYLGFNKRLIDELLSDSLEAMGQEPCKDKSLAPLKRLKVNIDMLLNGTVPKEQMEKFRSENKSTEELLELLTDDKKLLKKYY, from the exons ATGGCTAATGTAAAAAGTAGACCAAAGGCACCAAAAAGTGCATCTACTAAGAAAGGTTGTGGTAAAAATGTAGATAAATCAACAGGTGACGATGCCAAAGACGTGAAAAAATCTAAACACAGGCAATCCACTGTTGATAAAGTGCCACAGGTAGTAAATGTTGACCTAGATGAGTCTACTGGTAAAACTAGAAAGAGTGGCAGAAATGACCATTTCAGCATAAGTAAAGACAGTTTGTTGACAAAAAGCGGCAGGATTAAAAGGAAAAGTAAAGATCACCTCAAACTTTTTGACAACATATTAAAAAGCGAGCTGATGATCCAAGACAGCAAACAGAAGAAAAATGAAGCCCCTCCTACTGTCAACAACAACGAAATTGGTATATCTAACCAAAATGAAACTGAAACAAGTGCAATACAAACTGCagtaataaattctaataagaaaaattcaaaaaaaaagaaagagaaacaaattAACTCTGTACCGAAAAACAAGCCTGCGGATGAtactaaacaaataatactaAGCACTGGGTCGCTATTAACATTGCCAGTCTTCGAATGCCACTACTGTGGCAAAACATTTACCACCAAGACATCAATGAGACGCCATATATACGTCCACATGAAAATCAAACGTTATGAATGTGTTAAATGTTTGAGACAGTTCAGTCACAAAGTCAATCACCAACTGCATATTAGGAGACGTCACCCCGAGTTGTACATACCAAAGAGTTATGTATGTCAGATCTGTGACAAGGTATTCCGATTGAAAGAAAGCTTGAGTTCCCATCTCGATGttcacatacataaatatggcAGTTTCAAATGTTTGTATTGCACGGAGAGCTTTAGCGACCAAGAACAGTTGGTATTCCACAAGAAGACTAAGCATCTAAGTTCAACTCCTTTAGATTGTCACATCTGCGATGAACACTTTAAAACTCAGCTGCAGCTTGCACAGCATATCAAAGAGCATTTGAAGCTCAAAGGTTTTATCTGCCAATATTGTGGTAAAGAATATAAGGAGCTCAGTTCGATGCGTAGGCATGTCCAAGTGAGTCATGGTGGTCGCCGAGTGCAGTGCcctatttgtaataaaaaactgaaagGCCACTTGTCTGAACATATGCGGGTTCATGAGAAGAGACGTCCGCATGAGTGTCCGGAGTGCGGGCAACGCTTCACACAGTCCACTCAGCTCAATGTTCACCGTAGAGCTCACACAGGTGACAGACCATATCCGTGTAGGATCTGCAACCGTCGCTTCTCACACTCGAATGCTCTGATGCTACATATCAGGAGGCACACAGGGGAGAAGCCGTTCCCTTGTGCCATGTGTCCTACGTACTTTTCCCAGTTGCCCCACATGAAAGCTCACATGCGTAATATTCACGGTAAAGCAAATGCATACAAATGTTCAAAGTGTGGACAGTTTTTTAAGTTGAAGGTCCAGTTGGAGAGCCATGAAAAGGGTTGCGTCAGTGAATTGGGGCAGCTCAGTGTCGAGGAGAAAGATTCTTCGGAGGAATTGGAAGGGGTGGACTCCAGCATGACCCTCTCTCGCATGAGGTACCTCCTGGCCCTCCTACTGACCATGATAGCTTCGGAAGACAAGCTCAAATACTTAG GTTTCAACAAGCGTCTGATAGACGAACTTCTAAGTGACTCCCTGGAGGCCATGGGTCAGGAACCCTGTAAGGACAAATCCCTGGCGCCTCTGAAGCGACTGAAGGTCAACATTGACATGCTCCTCAACGGGACCGTGCCCAAGGAACAGATGGAGAAATTCCGCAGTGAAAACAAGAGTACAGAAGAATTATTGGAGTTGCTAACTGATGATAAGAAGCTATTGAAGAAATACTATTAA
- the LOC128672993 gene encoding zinc finger protein ZFP2-like isoform X2 — MANVKSRPKAPKSASTKKGCGKNVDKSTGDDAKDVKKSKHRQSTVDKVPQVVNVDLDESTGKTRKSGRNDHFSISKDSLLTKSGRIKRKSKDHLKLFDNILKSELMIQDSKQKKNEAPPTVNNNEIGISNQNETETSAIQTAVINSNKKNSKKKKEKQINSVPKNKPADDTKQIILSTGSLLTLPVFECHYCGKTFTTKTSMRRHIYVHMKIKRYECVKCLRQFSHKVNHQLHIRRRHPELYIPKSYVCQICDKVFRLKESLSSHLDVHIHKYGSFKCLYCTESFSDQEQLVFHKKTKHLSSTPLDCHICDEHFKTQLQLAQHIKEHLKLKGFICQYCGKEYKELSSMRRHVQVSHGGRRVQCPICNKKLKGHLSEHMRVHEKRRPHECPECGQRFTQSTQLNVHRRAHTGDRPYPCRICNRRFSHSNALMLHIRRHTGEKPFPCAMCPTYFSQLPHMKAHMRNIHGKANAYKCSKCGQFFKLKVQLESHEKGCVSELGQLSVEEKDSSEELEGVDSSMTLSRMRYLLALLLTMIASEDKLKYLANICQVSGEVRRNRG, encoded by the exons ATGGCTAATGTAAAAAGTAGACCAAAGGCACCAAAAAGTGCATCTACTAAGAAAGGTTGTGGTAAAAATGTAGATAAATCAACAGGTGACGATGCCAAAGACGTGAAAAAATCTAAACACAGGCAATCCACTGTTGATAAAGTGCCACAGGTAGTAAATGTTGACCTAGATGAGTCTACTGGTAAAACTAGAAAGAGTGGCAGAAATGACCATTTCAGCATAAGTAAAGACAGTTTGTTGACAAAAAGCGGCAGGATTAAAAGGAAAAGTAAAGATCACCTCAAACTTTTTGACAACATATTAAAAAGCGAGCTGATGATCCAAGACAGCAAACAGAAGAAAAATGAAGCCCCTCCTACTGTCAACAACAACGAAATTGGTATATCTAACCAAAATGAAACTGAAACAAGTGCAATACAAACTGCagtaataaattctaataagaaaaattcaaaaaaaaagaaagagaaacaaattAACTCTGTACCGAAAAACAAGCCTGCGGATGAtactaaacaaataatactaAGCACTGGGTCGCTATTAACATTGCCAGTCTTCGAATGCCACTACTGTGGCAAAACATTTACCACCAAGACATCAATGAGACGCCATATATACGTCCACATGAAAATCAAACGTTATGAATGTGTTAAATGTTTGAGACAGTTCAGTCACAAAGTCAATCACCAACTGCATATTAGGAGACGTCACCCCGAGTTGTACATACCAAAGAGTTATGTATGTCAGATCTGTGACAAGGTATTCCGATTGAAAGAAAGCTTGAGTTCCCATCTCGATGttcacatacataaatatggcAGTTTCAAATGTTTGTATTGCACGGAGAGCTTTAGCGACCAAGAACAGTTGGTATTCCACAAGAAGACTAAGCATCTAAGTTCAACTCCTTTAGATTGTCACATCTGCGATGAACACTTTAAAACTCAGCTGCAGCTTGCACAGCATATCAAAGAGCATTTGAAGCTCAAAGGTTTTATCTGCCAATATTGTGGTAAAGAATATAAGGAGCTCAGTTCGATGCGTAGGCATGTCCAAGTGAGTCATGGTGGTCGCCGAGTGCAGTGCcctatttgtaataaaaaactgaaagGCCACTTGTCTGAACATATGCGGGTTCATGAGAAGAGACGTCCGCATGAGTGTCCGGAGTGCGGGCAACGCTTCACACAGTCCACTCAGCTCAATGTTCACCGTAGAGCTCACACAGGTGACAGACCATATCCGTGTAGGATCTGCAACCGTCGCTTCTCACACTCGAATGCTCTGATGCTACATATCAGGAGGCACACAGGGGAGAAGCCGTTCCCTTGTGCCATGTGTCCTACGTACTTTTCCCAGTTGCCCCACATGAAAGCTCACATGCGTAATATTCACGGTAAAGCAAATGCATACAAATGTTCAAAGTGTGGACAGTTTTTTAAGTTGAAGGTCCAGTTGGAGAGCCATGAAAAGGGTTGCGTCAGTGAATTGGGGCAGCTCAGTGTCGAGGAGAAAGATTCTTCGGAGGAATTGGAAGGGGTGGACTCCAGCATGACCCTCTCTCGCATGAGGTACCTCCTGGCCCTCCTACTGACCATGATAGCTTCGGAAGACAAGCTCAAATACTTAG cAAACATATGTCAGGTCAGCGGCGAAGTGCGGCGAAATCGAGGGTAA
- the LOC128672993 gene encoding zinc finger protein OZF-like isoform X3, producing MIQDSKQKKNEAPPTVNNNEIGISNQNETETSAIQTAVINSNKKNSKKKKEKQINSVPKNKPADDTKQIILSTGSLLTLPVFECHYCGKTFTTKTSMRRHIYVHMKIKRYECVKCLRQFSHKVNHQLHIRRRHPELYIPKSYVCQICDKVFRLKESLSSHLDVHIHKYGSFKCLYCTESFSDQEQLVFHKKTKHLSSTPLDCHICDEHFKTQLQLAQHIKEHLKLKGFICQYCGKEYKELSSMRRHVQVSHGGRRVQCPICNKKLKGHLSEHMRVHEKRRPHECPECGQRFTQSTQLNVHRRAHTGDRPYPCRICNRRFSHSNALMLHIRRHTGEKPFPCAMCPTYFSQLPHMKAHMRNIHGKANAYKCSKCGQFFKLKVQLESHEKGCVSELGQLSVEEKDSSEELEGVDSSMTLSRMRYLLALLLTMIASEDKLKYLGFNKRLIDELLSDSLEAMGQEPCKDKSLAPLKRLKVNIDMLLNGTVPKEQMEKFRSENKSTEELLELLTDDKKLLKKYY from the exons ATGATCCAAGACAGCAAACAGAAGAAAAATGAAGCCCCTCCTACTGTCAACAACAACGAAATTGGTATATCTAACCAAAATGAAACTGAAACAAGTGCAATACAAACTGCagtaataaattctaataagaaaaattcaaaaaaaaagaaagagaaacaaattAACTCTGTACCGAAAAACAAGCCTGCGGATGAtactaaacaaataatactaAGCACTGGGTCGCTATTAACATTGCCAGTCTTCGAATGCCACTACTGTGGCAAAACATTTACCACCAAGACATCAATGAGACGCCATATATACGTCCACATGAAAATCAAACGTTATGAATGTGTTAAATGTTTGAGACAGTTCAGTCACAAAGTCAATCACCAACTGCATATTAGGAGACGTCACCCCGAGTTGTACATACCAAAGAGTTATGTATGTCAGATCTGTGACAAGGTATTCCGATTGAAAGAAAGCTTGAGTTCCCATCTCGATGttcacatacataaatatggcAGTTTCAAATGTTTGTATTGCACGGAGAGCTTTAGCGACCAAGAACAGTTGGTATTCCACAAGAAGACTAAGCATCTAAGTTCAACTCCTTTAGATTGTCACATCTGCGATGAACACTTTAAAACTCAGCTGCAGCTTGCACAGCATATCAAAGAGCATTTGAAGCTCAAAGGTTTTATCTGCCAATATTGTGGTAAAGAATATAAGGAGCTCAGTTCGATGCGTAGGCATGTCCAAGTGAGTCATGGTGGTCGCCGAGTGCAGTGCcctatttgtaataaaaaactgaaagGCCACTTGTCTGAACATATGCGGGTTCATGAGAAGAGACGTCCGCATGAGTGTCCGGAGTGCGGGCAACGCTTCACACAGTCCACTCAGCTCAATGTTCACCGTAGAGCTCACACAGGTGACAGACCATATCCGTGTAGGATCTGCAACCGTCGCTTCTCACACTCGAATGCTCTGATGCTACATATCAGGAGGCACACAGGGGAGAAGCCGTTCCCTTGTGCCATGTGTCCTACGTACTTTTCCCAGTTGCCCCACATGAAAGCTCACATGCGTAATATTCACGGTAAAGCAAATGCATACAAATGTTCAAAGTGTGGACAGTTTTTTAAGTTGAAGGTCCAGTTGGAGAGCCATGAAAAGGGTTGCGTCAGTGAATTGGGGCAGCTCAGTGTCGAGGAGAAAGATTCTTCGGAGGAATTGGAAGGGGTGGACTCCAGCATGACCCTCTCTCGCATGAGGTACCTCCTGGCCCTCCTACTGACCATGATAGCTTCGGAAGACAAGCTCAAATACTTAG GTTTCAACAAGCGTCTGATAGACGAACTTCTAAGTGACTCCCTGGAGGCCATGGGTCAGGAACCCTGTAAGGACAAATCCCTGGCGCCTCTGAAGCGACTGAAGGTCAACATTGACATGCTCCTCAACGGGACCGTGCCCAAGGAACAGATGGAGAAATTCCGCAGTGAAAACAAGAGTACAGAAGAATTATTGGAGTTGCTAACTGATGATAAGAAGCTATTGAAGAAATACTATTAA